The window GCGCCTGTTCGGTCGGTTCGACGGTTCGCCCGATCAGATCCGACGTCAGGGATTCGAACTTCGCGCGCGTGAGCGATTTCTCGAGGTGGATTGGGCCGTCGTCGGTGGCCGTGATGAACGGCAGGTTGATCTCTGTCTCCTTGCGCGAGGAGAGTTCGATCTTGGCTTCTTCGGCGGCGTCTTTGAGTCGCTGGAGGGCTTGTCGGTCGTCGCGCAGATCCATGCCGTGTTCGGCCTCGAACTCCTCGGCCAGCCAGTCGATAATCGCGTGGTCCCAGTCGTCGCCACCGAGGTCGTTGTCCCCGTTGGTCGCGACGACTTCGTAGACGCCGCCACCCAGGTCGAGGATAGAGACGTCGAACGTCCCGCCACCGAGGTCGTAGACGAGCACGGTCTGATCGGAGTCGTCGTCGAGGCCGTAGGCCATCGAGGCCGCTGTCGGCTCGTTGATGATCCGCTCGACTTCGAAGCCGGCGATCTCGCCCGCGTCTTTGGTCGCCTGGCGCTGTTTGTCCGAGAAGTACGCCGGCACCGTGATCACGGCCTTCTCGACGTCGTCACCCAGGTAGTCCTCGGCGTCGCGTTTGATCTTCTGGAGGATCATCGCCGAAATCTGCTGTGGCGTGTACTCCTCGTCGTCGATCTCGACGGTGTAATCGTCCTCGCCCATGTGGCGCTTGATCGAGGCGATCGTCTTCTCCGGGTTCTGGATCGCCTGATTCTTCGCCGGCTTCCCGACGAGGCGCTCGTCGTCGTCCGTAAAGGCGACGACGGAGGGTGTCGTTCGATCGCCTTCCGCGTTGACGATGATCTCCGGGTCACCGCCTTCCATCACCGCGAAGGCGCTGTTCGTCGTCCCAAGGTCGATTCCGAGAATCTTGTTACTCGCCATCTACTACCCCTATTGTGCGCACTTTGTTTTAAAGGTTACTACACCGGCCGAGGTGACGAATATAATTCAGATTCGGACGGTCGTTGTGACCCGTCGAGCACGGCTCGAGGCGATTACGCACCGTGATTTGACACCGAGAAATGAAGTTCTCTGCTGGCCGGTCGGATCTCAGAACAACTCGACGGCTATTCCGTCCGCCTCGAGTTCCGTTTTGAACGCCTCGGCATCAGTTTCGATCGGGTCGAACGTATCGTAGTGAACCGGCAGGACTAACTCCGGTTCGACAGCCCGGGCGAAGGCCGCTGCCTCGTGGCGATCCATCGTATAGTGGCCGCCGATCGGCGGGATGAACACGTCGGCTGAAACGGACTCGTGATGGGGCAGAAAGTCCGTATCCGATGGGAAGTAGACGGACGTCCCGCCCATCGTCAGAAGGAGGCCGATCACTTCGCCCTCGGCGTGGAACGGATTTCCGTCGTCGTCGACGTGTGCTCCGTCCGGGTCGTTGTAGGCTGGCACGGTACGGACATCAATCCCCGAAACGGTCACCGCTCCGTCCTGGGGAAGATCGACGACGTCACCCTCGAGAGTGGTGGAATCAACGGCCTCGTATACCGCGACGGTCGTCTCTGCTGTCGAGACGGCCGCAATGGCTTCGGGGTCGTAGTGATCGAAATCGTCGTGGGTAACGAAGACGATGTCCGCCGCCGTCGGGTCGTCCTGAAGGACGTCCGACCAGGGATCGATGTAGACGACCGTTCCGTCCCCGGCTTCGATGCGAACGCTGGCGTGACCGAGTCGCTCGAACGCGAGTTGGTTGTGCGTGATTGCCATGCTCGAATAGACTGTTCACGCGATTCGTCTTAGACCCCACCGTGCCGATACCACTGATTGCCCATGTCTCGTCGCTCGAGGTTGTCAAGGGCAACCCCTACATACGTGGCTGGTCTGTCACAATTCAATGAGTGTTATCCTCGAGTTCACCGTCGACAACGAGCAGTTCTTACTTGGACGGGTACTGTCCGGCGCACCGCCGATGCAAATCCAGCTCGAACGTATCGTCCCGACAGGCGACACTGTTATACCCTTCCTGTGGGCGACCGGAGACGACTTCGAGACCTTCGAGCGAACGGTGTTTGATCACCCACACGTTGAAGATTTCGTCGCCATCGACAACGTAGAGAACAGCACCCTCTATCGTGGCGTGTGGGTCGACAACCACGACAATCTAATCCAGGGAATTGGGGACGTTGACGGCACGATTCTCGAGGGGCGGAGTGCCGATGGGCAGTGGGAGTTCCACCTTCGATTGCTCGACCACGATAAACTCTCGCAGTTCTACAACTATTGTTCTGACCACGGGATCAGTATCCACATTGTTCGGACATTTACACTAACTGAACGAACGGAGAGCGTCAAGCAGTTCGATCTCTCGGAAGAACAGCGGGAGGCGCTTATCCTGGGTCTTCGTGAAGGATATTTCGACACACCGAGCCGAGTCGATCTGGACGAACTCGCCGATGAACTCGGCATCTCCCAGCAGGCGCTCTCGAATCGAATCCGCCGGGGGACACAATCCGTTCTCACAGAAGCCCTTCTCTCGTCGCCAGACACCGACTGACCTCGGATCACTTAACTGCATTGTTCAAACAACGTCTACACTTTACAGGAGTGGTATATTACCCTCTTGCAAGAACGATGGCTAACGACAATCGTGCAC of the Natronosalvus vescus genome contains:
- a CDS encoding bacterio-opsin activator domain-containing protein; protein product: MSVILEFTVDNEQFLLGRVLSGAPPMQIQLERIVPTGDTVIPFLWATGDDFETFERTVFDHPHVEDFVAIDNVENSTLYRGVWVDNHDNLIQGIGDVDGTILEGRSADGQWEFHLRLLDHDKLSQFYNYCSDHGISIHIVRTFTLTERTESVKQFDLSEEQREALILGLREGYFDTPSRVDLDELADELGISQQALSNRIRRGTQSVLTEALLSSPDTD
- a CDS encoding MBL fold metallo-hydrolase, producing MAITHNQLAFERLGHASVRIEAGDGTVVYIDPWSDVLQDDPTAADIVFVTHDDFDHYDPEAIAAVSTAETTVAVYEAVDSTTLEGDVVDLPQDGAVTVSGIDVRTVPAYNDPDGAHVDDDGNPFHAEGEVIGLLLTMGGTSVYFPSDTDFLPHHESVSADVFIPPIGGHYTMDRHEAAAFARAVEPELVLPVHYDTFDPIETDAEAFKTELEADGIAVELF